From one Octopus bimaculoides isolate UCB-OBI-ISO-001 chromosome 1, ASM119413v2, whole genome shotgun sequence genomic stretch:
- the LOC106881002 gene encoding HMG box-containing protein 1 isoform X2: MSTQSANGLKYHRGKTKGCYGTGGGFQNYKTDKSASDADTDDSANEDYLSQDTSADESMAQPLQQTEYCREITCDSADTKTIKTEGNCGKCKPMPLTLSSAVSPLVSSPTTTTWPSVDDNNPTTDVNKLQQLAIIATGPESPLLKTETTSIKHQQPSSADGSDPQVSSSAPCPASPEDSSKGNSTWSHPWPTTVWQCFMKGVQIQFPETNWQTAEELARLELLSKSASSCGKEDNKDSYAAKGLRLVCMTKIYDGKDSENNAWHLNLKMSPDIDSQSSLLAKCAPDHPFFVLEKGWSSYNPAVTVEHYGIPCRKLEEDDICLPPLHHDATYTHEVFETLQQSFDFTPSDSSAVLALSYMAKQRRDLEENQAKKQPVVKTDSLKAKRPMNGFMLFAKKNRLEYTQMYPGRDNR; this comes from the exons ATGTCAACCCAGAG tgCCAACGGTTTAAAATACCATCGTGGCAAAACTAAAGGCTGCTATGGGACAGGTGGTGGTTTCCAGAACTACAAAACAGATAAATCTGCCAGTGATGCAGATACGGATGATTCTGCTAATGAGGATTATTTGTCCCAAGACACATCAGCTGATGAATCAATGGCACAACCACTTCAGCAGACAGAATATTGTAGAG AAATAACCTGTGATTCAGCTGACACAAAAACAATTAAGACAGAGGGCAACTGTGGGAAGTGCAAGCCTATGCCTCTAACTTTGTCTTCAGCTGTCTCTCCTCTTGTTAGTAGCCCTACTACAACAACATGGCCATCAGTTGATGATAATAACCCAaccacagatgtaaacaaactgcaGCAGTTGGCAATTATTGCAACGGGTCCTGAAAGCCCTCTTCTAAAGACAGAAACCACCAGCATAAAACATCAACAACCTAG TAGTGCCGATGGCAGTGATCCACAAGTCTCATCCTCAGCCCCATGTCCAGCTTCACCAGAAGATTCCAGTAAAGGTAACAGTACTTGGTCTCATCCCTGGCCTACAACTGTATGGCAGTGTTTCATGAAAG GTGTTCAGATACAATTTCCAGAGACAAACTGGCAAACTGCTGAAGAACTTGCACGACTTGAACTTCTCTCCAAATCAGCTTCTTCTTGTGGCAAAGAAGATAACAAAGACAG CTATGCTGCAAAAGGCTTACGTCTTGTTTGTATGACTAAAATATATGATGGAAAAGATTCAGAGAACAACGCATGGCATCTGAATTTGAAAATGTCACCAGATATTGACAGCCAGTCTTCATTGTTGGCTAAATGTGCACCAGATCatccattttttgtattagagAAAG GATGGTCATCTTATAATCCTGCTGTAACAGTGGAGCATTATGGCATCCCATGTCGGAAGCTGGAGGAAGATGATATCTGTTTGCCTCCATTGCACCATGATGCTACTTATACTCATGAAGTGTTTGAAACACTCCAGCAAAG CTTTGACTTTACCCCATCAGATTCATCTGCTGTTCTTGCACTCAGCTATATGGCCAAA CAACGTCGAGATCTTGAAGAAAATCAAGCTAAAAA